The genomic interval CCGCGGGCCGAGCCCGCCCCGACCGGGAGAAGCGTGTCTTGCCCTGTGCCCCGTCCTGGCACGCGCCCCGCGCGTGCCCACTCGCGTCGATCGCCCGTCCCGGCGTCGACCGCGCCCTCGCCGACGCCCCCCGCCGCCGGCACGCCCGTTCTTCCATGTCCCATGTCCAGCGAGGCTCCTGACATGTCCACAGCCCAAACCCCGGCCACGAGCGCCCCGTTGCGGTTGCACGTGCCCGAACCCAGTGCCCGCCCGGGCCAGGCCACCGATTTCTCCTATCTGCAGCTCAGCCCGGCGGGTACGGTCGACAAGCCCGCACTCGACGTGACCGCCGGCCAGACCGCGCCGCTGACCACGCAACTGGTCCGCGTGCTCGATGACAACGACGACGCGGTCGGTCCGTGGGCGGCCGACATCGACGACGCCGTGCTGCTGCGCGCGATGCACGCGATGCTCAAGACCCGTGCCTTCGATGCGCGCATGCTGATCGCCCAGCGCCAGAAGAAGACCTCGTTCTACATCCAGTGCCTGGGCGAGGAAGCCATCGCGGTCGGCCAGACGCTGGCGCTGCGCGACGGCGACATGCAATTTCCGACCTACCGCCAGCAAGGCATCCTGATCACCAAGGAGGTCTCCCTGGTCGAGATGATGTGCCAGGTCCTGTCGAACGCCGCCGACCCGCTCAAGGGCCGCCAGCTGCCGATCATGTACTCGTACAAGGACGCGGGCTTCTTCTCGATCTCCGGCAACCTGACCACGCAGTACATCCAGGCCGTGGGCTGGGCGATGGCGTCGGCGATCAAGGGCGACACCAAGATCGCAACCGCCTGGGTCGGCGACGGCGCGACCGCCGAGGGCGATTTCCACGCCGCGCTGGTGTTCGCCCACGTCTATCGCGCGCCGGTGATCCTCAACGTCGTCAACAACCAGTGGGCGATCTCGACCTTCCAGGCGATCGCCGGCGGCGAGAACACCACCTTCGCCGCGCGCGGCGCCGCCTACGGCATTCCGTCGTTGCGCGTGGACGGCAACGACCTGCTGGCCGTCTACGCCGCCTCGCGCTGGGCCGCCGAGCGCGCGCGCAGCAACCTGGGCTCGACGCTGATCGAATGGGTCACCTATCGCGCCGGCCCGCATTCGACCTCCGACGATCCGTCCAAGTACCGCCCCGCCGATGACGCCCAGCATTTCCCGCTCGGCGATCCGATCGAACGCCTAAAGCGGCACCTGATCAAGCGCGGGCTGTGGAGCGAGGAACAGCACGAACAACTGCGCAGCGAACTCGATGCCGAGATCTCGCGCGCACTCAAGGAGGCCGAGTCCCATGGGTTGCTCGGCAGCGACAACCGTCCCGGCGCGGCCGACATGTTCAACGACGTCTACAAGGACATGCCCGACCACCTTCGCCGCCAGCGCCAGCAGTTGGGAGTGTGAGATGAGCGAAACCGAACTCCAGACCACCGGCAGCGCGCCGATGACGATGATCCAGGCGCTGCGCTCGGCGATGGACGTCATGCTCGAGCGCGACGACAACGTGGTGATCTTCGGCGAGGACGTCGGCTATTTCGGCGGCGTGTTCCGCTGCACCGACGGCCTGCAGGCCAAGTACGGCAAGCAGCGTGTGTTCGACGCACCGATCTCCGAAAGCGGCATCGCCGGGGCGGCGATCGGCATGGCCGCCTACGGCCTGCGCCCGGTCGCCGAGATCCAGTTCGCCGACTACATCTATCCGGCGTACGATCAGATCGTCTCCGAAGCGGCGCGCCTGCGCTATCGCTCCAACGGCATGTTCACCTCGCCACTGGTGTTCCGCACGCCCTGCGGCGGCGGCATCTACGGCGGCCAGACCCACAGCCAGAGCCCGGAAGCGATCTTCGCCCACGTCGCCGGCCTGCGCACGGTGATGCCGTCCAACCCCTATGACGCCAAGGGCCTGCTGATCGCCTCGATCGAGAACGACGATCCGGTGATCTTCCTCGAGCCCAAGCGCCTGTACAACGGCCCGTTCGACGGCCATCACGACCGCCCGGTCGTCGCCTGGTCCAAGCATGCCGACAACCAGGTACCCGAAGGCTACTACTCGGTGCCGCTGGACAAGGCTGCCGTCGTGCGCGAAGGCCAGGCCGTCACCGTCCTGACCTACGGCACCACCGTCTGGGTGGCACAGGCCGCGGCCGAGGATGCCGGCATCGACGCAGAGGTCATCGACCTGCGCAGCCTGTGGCCGTTGGATCTCGAGACGATCGTCGCCTCCGTCAAGAAGACCGGCCGCTGCATTGTGCTGCACGAGGCCACCCGCACCTGCGGTTTCGGCGCCGAGCTCGTCGCCCTGGTCCAGGAGCACTGCTTCTACCACCTGCAGGCGCCGGTGGAGCGCGTGACCGGCTGGGATACCCCCTACCCGCACGCGCAGGAATGGGACTACTTCCCGGGCCCGGCCCGGGTCATTGACGCGATGCATCGCGTGCTGGAGGACTGAGCGATGGGACACCACGTCATCAAGATGCCGGACATCGGCGAAGGCATCGCCGAAGTCGAGCTGATCGCCTGGAAGGTCGAGGTCGGCGGCACCGTGGCCGAGGACGAAGTCGTGGCCGAGGTCATGACCGACAAAGCGATGGTCGAGATCCCCTCGCCCGTCGCCGGCACCGTGGTTTCGCTGGGCGGCCAGCCCGGCGAGATGATGGCCGTCGGCAGCGAACTGATTCGACTCGAAGTCGAAGGCGCCGGCAATGTGAAAGCAGGCTCGGCGGCCCCCGAGGCGCCGGCCGCCAAGCCGGCCGAGCCGAAAGCGGACACGCCGAAGGTCGAGCCACCGAAGCCCGCGCCGGCTGCCGAGCCCAAGCCTGCGGCGCCTGCGAAGCAGGCCGCGCCGGCGCCGGTCGCCAAGTCCGAAACGCGCGGCGCCGTGACCAACGGCGTGCTCGCCGCCGGCGAACAGCCGCTGGCCTCGCCGGCGGTGCGTCGCCGCGCCTGGGACCTGGGCATCGAGCTGCGCTTTGTTCCCGCCACCGGCCCGGGCGGCCGCATTCTGCAGGCGGATCTCGACGCCTACGCCGCGGCCGGCGGCAAGGCGCAGCCGGTCGGCGGCGCTGGCTCGGGCGGCGGCTATGCGCGCCGCACCGGCGAGCAGCAGATCCCGATCATGGGCCTGCGCCGCAAGATCGCGCAGAAGATGCAGCAGTCCTGGTCGACCATTCCGCACATCACCTATGTGGAGGAGATCGACGTCACCGAGGTCGAGGCCTTGCGCGCCCAGCTCAACGCGCGTTGGGGCAAGGAACGCGGCAAGCTGACCCTGCTGCCGCTGCTGGCGCGTGCGGTGATCCTGGCCGCACGCGACTACCCGCAGATGAATGCCCGCTTCGACGACGAGGCCAACATCGTCACCCGCTATGAAGGCGTGCAGCTGGGCATCGCCACGCAGAGCGCGGTCGGCCTGTCGGTGCCGGTGGTCGCGCATGCCGAATCGCTGGACCTGTGGCAGACCGCCGGCGAGATCGCGCGTCTGGCCACGGCCGTGCGCGAAGGCAAGGCCACGCGCGAGGAACTGTCGGGCTCGACCATCACCATCAGCAGCCTCGGCCCGGTGGGCGGCGTGGTCTCCACGCCGATCATCAACCACCCGGAAGTGGCGATCGTCGGTGTCAACCGCATCATCGAACGGCCGATGTTCCAGAACGGCCAAGTGGTCGCGCGCAAGCTGATGAACCTGTCCTCGTCGTTCGACCATCGCATCGTCGACGGCATGGACGCGGCCGACTTCGTGCAGGCGATCCGGCGTCGTCTGGAAACCCCTGCCCTGCTGTTCGTGGAGTGAGCCCTTGATGTCGAAGACCATTGAAACCCAGCTGCTGGTCATCGGCGGCGGCCCCGGCGGCTACATCGCCGGCATCCGCGCCGGCCAGCTCGGCGTCAAGACCGTCGTCGTCGAAGGCGTGAATCCGGGCGGCACCTGCCTCAACATCGGCTGCATCCCGTCCAAGGCGCTGATCCATGCGGCAGAGGAATTCGCCAAGGTCGCCGCGTTCGCGGCCGGCACCTCGCCGCTGGGCATCACCGTGCAGGCGCCGACGATCGACCTGGCCAAGACCGTCGAATGGAAGGCGGGCATCGTCAAGAAGCTCACCGGCGGCGTCGGCGCGCTGCTGAAGAAGAACGGCGCGCAACTCATCAAGGGCTGGGCGACGATCGTCGACGGCAAGACCGTCGATGTCGCCGGCGCCGGTGAGAACGGTGGCAACCTGCGCATCAAGTGCGAGCACCTGTTGCTGGCGACCGGCTCGGTGCCGGTGGAACTGCCGTTCCTGCCGTTCGGCGGCAAGGTGATCTCCTCGACCGAGGCGCTGTCGCCGACCGCGTTGCCCAAGCATCTGATCGTCGTCGGCGGTGGCTACATCGGCCTGGAGCTCGGCATCGTCTACCGCAAGCTCGGCTGCGAGGTCACCGTGGTCGAGGCGCAGGACCGCATCCTGCCGGCCTACGACAATGAGCTGACCAAGCCGGTCGCCACCCATCTGCAGAAGTCCGGCGTCAAGGTGCTGACCGGCCACAGCGTGCTGGGCCTGTCGGAGAGTGGCGCGCTGCGCGTGCGCGATCCGGACGGCACCGAATTGAGTCTGGACGGCGATCAGATCCTGGTCGCGGTCGGCCGTCGTCCGAAGACCGACGGCTTCAACCTCGAATCGCTGGGCCTCGACCTCGCCGGCAAGGCGATCAAGATCGACGACCAGTGCAGGACCTCGATGCGCCATGTCTGGGCGATCGGCGATGTCGCCGGCGAGCCCATGCTCGCGCACCGCGCGATGGCCCAGGGCGAACTGGTGGCCGAGATCGTCAGCGGCAAGACGCGCCGGTTCGTGCCGGCCGCGATTCCGGCCGTGTGCTTCACCGATCCGGAAGTCGTCGTGGTCGGCCTGTCGCCGGACGAGGCCAATGCCCAGGGCATCGACGCCAAGACCGCGTTGTTCCCGTTCGCGGCCAACGGCCGCGCGATGTCGCTCGAATCCACCGATGGCTTCGTGCGCGTGGTCGCGCGTGCAGGCGATCACCGCATCGTCGGCTGGCAGGCCGTTGGCGTGCAGGTGTCGGAACTGTCGATCGCGTTCGTGCAGTCGATCGAGATGGGCGCCACGCTCGAGGACATCGCCGGCACCATCCATCCCCACCCGACGCTGGGCGAAGCCGTGCAGGAAGCGGCGCTGCGCGCACTCGGCCACGCTTTGCATATCTGAGTTCGCGCATGACCACCGAGCCGATCCACACCTTCCGCATCGTCCCCTCGCAACAGGTCCGCCAGCAGGCCGACCGCGAAGCAATCCTCGCCGACCCCGGTTTCGGGACCCATTTCACCGACCACATGGTCGCGATCGACTGGACCGTCGAGGACGGCTGGCACGACGCCCACGTACGGCCCTACGGCCCGCTGACGTTCTCGCCGGCCGCCGCGGTGCTGCACTACGGCCAGGAAATCTTCGAAGGCATGAAGGCGTTCCGCCATGCCGACGGCTCGATCTGGACGTTCCGGCCCGACGCCAACGGCCGCCGCCTGCAGCACTCGGCGCGCCGCATGGCCCTGCCCGAATTGCCGGTGGATCTGTTCGTCGAGTCGATCCGCCAGTTGGTGCGCACCGACCAGGCTTGGGTGCCGGGCGGCGGCGAGTCGAGCCTGTACATCCGGCCCTTCATGATCGCCAATGAGGATTTCCTCGGCGTGCGCCCGGCCCGTCGCGTGGCCTACTACGTGATCGCCAGCCCGGCCGGCGCCTACTTCAAGGGCGGCGTCAAGCCGGTCTCGATCTGGCTGTCGCGCGACTACGCCCGCGCCGGCCGCGGCGGCACCGGCTCGGCCAAGTGCGGCGGCAACTACGCCGCCTCGCTGCTGCCCCAGCGCGAGGCCTACGACAACGGTTGCGCGCAGGTGCTGTTCCTGGACGCGGAGACCAACACCTTCGTCGAGGAACTGGGCGGCATGAATGTGTTCCTGGTGCAGCGCGACGGCAGCGTGGTCACGCCGTCGCTGACCGGCAGCATCCTGGAAGGCATCACCCGCGACAGCGTGATCCAGCTGCTGCGCGACCACGGCCACACCGTGACCGAACGCCGGGTCGAGATCGCAGAATGGATCGAGGGCGTGCGCTCGGGCGAGATCGCCGAAGTGTTCGCCTGCGGCACCGCCGCCAGCATCTCACCGATCGGCGTGCTCAAGGGCCGCGACTTCGAAGTCGGCGATGCCGACGCCGATCCGGGTGCGGTCACGACCACGATCCGTCAGGCGCTGCTGGACATCCAGTACGGGCGTGCGCCCGACCGCCACGGCTGGCTGACGCGCCTGGTCTGAGCGCGTTGCGATCCGACACGGCGGGCCTGCGCTGCAGGCCCGCTCGTCGCGGCGATCTTTTCCAACCCAACGAGCGACGTCGACACGACCCGCCGGCCCCGTGGCCGGCATTCGCATGTCCGCACGCGACCCGTGACTGCCACGGGCGTCGAAGCGCCCGCGGCCACGCCGCCCTCAGGGCTCGACGCGCGTCTGCCCGAGCAGCCAGGTCATGTCGGACATGGACCAGGGCATCACATCCGGCGCGCGCGCTGGCAGCGGCTCGGCATCCTGCGGCCAACTGTCGATACCAGCAGCCGCCTCGACTTCGACCGGGCCCGCAGTGGCCGGCCAGCGCAACTCGATCCCCTGCGCGCCCGGCGCATGCCAGCGCAGGCGCGACCACGTGTCCGGCGTGTCGAGCAACGGCGCCGGTGCGCCCTGCAAGGTCACACCGGGCACGACGGCCGCGCTCCTGAGCAGCACCCGCAGGTCGCGGGTCGCGGCCGGCGGCTGCACGCGCAGTACGGTCTGGCCGGTCGCCGCATCGCGCGACTGCACGAACCGGATCGGCTCGGGCACTGCGATCGGCGCCGCAGGTGTCGCCCAGACGTTGGCCAGATCGACCGCCAGCAACGGACGCGGCGCCGGCGCCTCGCGATCGGCATGCAGCGCCGCTCGACTCCACGCCGACGACGGCGGCAACGCGCTGACCCGGTGGTACTGGCCCTGCGCCGGATCGGCGACGAACATCACCTGGGACAGCGCCGGGTAGCGGTGCCGGTCCAGCCGCGGAAACGCCGCCGCGGCCAGCACGCCGCAGGCCAGCAGCACAACGACCAGCGGCGCGACCGCGGGCCCACGCCGGCCGTCGGCGACTCGCAGCCACGGCAACGCCAGCGCCGTCAGCCAGATCGCAGGGACGGCCAGCACCTCGGGCGTGCCGAAGCCCACGGCGTCGAACACCTGCAGCGCCAGGCCGAAGACATGCGCCAGCGCGTAGGCGGTCGCCAACCCCGCGACGGCCACGCGCGCGGCCTGCAGCGGTGCGTCGGCCGGCAGGCACCAGGCGACCACGGCCAGGCCCAGCAGCGGCCACAGCAGCAACGGCGCCAGTTCCGGCGCGAGCGCCTGCACCACCGCGCCCAGCAGCGCAAAGAACACCAGCGCGCCCAGCCGCACCGCCTCGCCGCGGCGCAGGGTCCCGGCCACCGTCCAGGCCAGGCCCGCGACAACGACTCCGAGGCCCAGCGCGACCGGATCGAAGCCGCCGCGCAGCGACGCGGCCGCACCCGCGACCAGCGCGACGAGCGCGAACGTCCGCCGGCCCACGCCGCCGGCGACGAGGCCACCCAGCGCCAGCACGGTGCCGATCGACAGCAGACCCAGGCCGGCGGCCAGGGTCGGAAAGACCGCCAATAGATCGCGGTTGAGCAGCAGCGATGCGTCACCGCCGCCGAGCAGGCGATACGCCAGACGGACCGCCAACGCCACCGCCAGCACCGTCAGCGGCGTCAGCGCCAGGCCGCTGACGAGACCGCGCCAGCCGCCGTCGGCCCAGGCGGCGCGACGCGCGACGGCGACGATTGGCAGCAGCGCCATCAGCCACAGCGGCCAGCCCGACCAGGCCGGCAGTGCGATCATCCAGCCGCCCGGAAGATCGCCGTAGACCAGGTCGGCATCGGCGGCCGGCAAGGTCGGCGATATGGCCAGAGTGCGCACCAGCGGCAAGACCTGCGCGCCCATGTGCTGCACGCTGCCCGGGTCGAGATTGTCGACCGTGGAACTCGCGGCGTGGTAATCGAACAGGCCACCGAGGATCGCGAAGTTGAGGCCGGGAATGCCGCGCTCGGCCGGCACCGTGAAATCGGTCCCGTTGGGCATGTAGCGATAGACGAAACCGGTCAGCGAGTTGCCGGCCGGCAGCGGCGCGCCGGCGGCGAAGGTGCGGACCAGGCCGGCATTGCCCGGCCCGGTCTCGAACAACAGTGCGCGGCCGCGGCTGCCGCGTGCCTCGAGATTGACCACAGTGCCGATCCGCTGCGCCAGCGGGTGTTCGGCGAAGAACGCGCGCGCGCCGAGCAGCCCGGCTTCCTCGGCATCGGTGAACAGGAACACCACGTCGCGCTGGCGCGCGTCGGGCGCGATCGCGCGCGAGACCTCCAGCATCACCGCCACGCCCAGGCCGTCGTCGGCCGCGCCCGGCGAATTGGCGACGCTGTCGTAGTGCGCCATCATCATCACCGCAGGCAGGCTGCGGTCGCGGCCTGGCAGCACGGCGACGACATTCTCGACATTGCCGCCGCGCAGGTTGCGCAGGCGCGGATTCCGGTATTCGGCGAACGCGTGTGTGCGCTGCACTTCGACCTCCAGACCGGCCTGCGTCAGTTGCGCGACCAGCCGGTCGCGGACCCGCGCCGCGGCTGCCGAACCGGTGGGATGAGGTTCGGCGGCGATCCAGCG from Luteimonas sp. S4-F44 carries:
- a CDS encoding thiamine pyrophosphate-dependent enzyme; its protein translation is MSTAQTPATSAPLRLHVPEPSARPGQATDFSYLQLSPAGTVDKPALDVTAGQTAPLTTQLVRVLDDNDDAVGPWAADIDDAVLLRAMHAMLKTRAFDARMLIAQRQKKTSFYIQCLGEEAIAVGQTLALRDGDMQFPTYRQQGILITKEVSLVEMMCQVLSNAADPLKGRQLPIMYSYKDAGFFSISGNLTTQYIQAVGWAMASAIKGDTKIATAWVGDGATAEGDFHAALVFAHVYRAPVILNVVNNQWAISTFQAIAGGENTTFAARGAAYGIPSLRVDGNDLLAVYAASRWAAERARSNLGSTLIEWVTYRAGPHSTSDDPSKYRPADDAQHFPLGDPIERLKRHLIKRGLWSEEQHEQLRSELDAEISRALKEAESHGLLGSDNRPGAADMFNDVYKDMPDHLRRQRQQLGV
- a CDS encoding alpha-ketoacid dehydrogenase subunit beta; the protein is MSETELQTTGSAPMTMIQALRSAMDVMLERDDNVVIFGEDVGYFGGVFRCTDGLQAKYGKQRVFDAPISESGIAGAAIGMAAYGLRPVAEIQFADYIYPAYDQIVSEAARLRYRSNGMFTSPLVFRTPCGGGIYGGQTHSQSPEAIFAHVAGLRTVMPSNPYDAKGLLIASIENDDPVIFLEPKRLYNGPFDGHHDRPVVAWSKHADNQVPEGYYSVPLDKAAVVREGQAVTVLTYGTTVWVAQAAAEDAGIDAEVIDLRSLWPLDLETIVASVKKTGRCIVLHEATRTCGFGAELVALVQEHCFYHLQAPVERVTGWDTPYPHAQEWDYFPGPARVIDAMHRVLED
- a CDS encoding dihydrolipoamide acetyltransferase family protein, giving the protein MGHHVIKMPDIGEGIAEVELIAWKVEVGGTVAEDEVVAEVMTDKAMVEIPSPVAGTVVSLGGQPGEMMAVGSELIRLEVEGAGNVKAGSAAPEAPAAKPAEPKADTPKVEPPKPAPAAEPKPAAPAKQAAPAPVAKSETRGAVTNGVLAAGEQPLASPAVRRRAWDLGIELRFVPATGPGGRILQADLDAYAAAGGKAQPVGGAGSGGGYARRTGEQQIPIMGLRRKIAQKMQQSWSTIPHITYVEEIDVTEVEALRAQLNARWGKERGKLTLLPLLARAVILAARDYPQMNARFDDEANIVTRYEGVQLGIATQSAVGLSVPVVAHAESLDLWQTAGEIARLATAVREGKATREELSGSTITISSLGPVGGVVSTPIINHPEVAIVGVNRIIERPMFQNGQVVARKLMNLSSSFDHRIVDGMDAADFVQAIRRRLETPALLFVE
- the lpdA gene encoding dihydrolipoyl dehydrogenase, translating into MSKTIETQLLVIGGGPGGYIAGIRAGQLGVKTVVVEGVNPGGTCLNIGCIPSKALIHAAEEFAKVAAFAAGTSPLGITVQAPTIDLAKTVEWKAGIVKKLTGGVGALLKKNGAQLIKGWATIVDGKTVDVAGAGENGGNLRIKCEHLLLATGSVPVELPFLPFGGKVISSTEALSPTALPKHLIVVGGGYIGLELGIVYRKLGCEVTVVEAQDRILPAYDNELTKPVATHLQKSGVKVLTGHSVLGLSESGALRVRDPDGTELSLDGDQILVAVGRRPKTDGFNLESLGLDLAGKAIKIDDQCRTSMRHVWAIGDVAGEPMLAHRAMAQGELVAEIVSGKTRRFVPAAIPAVCFTDPEVVVVGLSPDEANAQGIDAKTALFPFAANGRAMSLESTDGFVRVVARAGDHRIVGWQAVGVQVSELSIAFVQSIEMGATLEDIAGTIHPHPTLGEAVQEAALRALGHALHI
- a CDS encoding branched-chain amino acid aminotransferase, giving the protein MTTEPIHTFRIVPSQQVRQQADREAILADPGFGTHFTDHMVAIDWTVEDGWHDAHVRPYGPLTFSPAAAVLHYGQEIFEGMKAFRHADGSIWTFRPDANGRRLQHSARRMALPELPVDLFVESIRQLVRTDQAWVPGGGESSLYIRPFMIANEDFLGVRPARRVAYYVIASPAGAYFKGGVKPVSIWLSRDYARAGRGGTGSAKCGGNYAASLLPQREAYDNGCAQVLFLDAETNTFVEELGGMNVFLVQRDGSVVTPSLTGSILEGITRDSVIQLLRDHGHTVTERRVEIAEWIEGVRSGEIAEVFACGTAASISPIGVLKGRDFEVGDADADPGAVTTTIRQALLDIQYGRAPDRHGWLTRLV
- a CDS encoding M20/M25/M40 family metallo-hydrolase, which encodes MSAPAPTSGIARWSLPLLLVCIAVAGIAAWRATQTPAPQPADIPVSDFSAVRALVDLRWIAAEPHPTGSAAAARVRDRLVAQLTQAGLEVEVQRTHAFAEYRNPRLRNLRGGNVENVVAVLPGRDRSLPAVMMMAHYDSVANSPGAADDGLGVAVMLEVSRAIAPDARQRDVVFLFTDAEEAGLLGARAFFAEHPLAQRIGTVVNLEARGSRGRALLFETGPGNAGLVRTFAAGAPLPAGNSLTGFVYRYMPNGTDFTVPAERGIPGLNFAILGGLFDYHAASSTVDNLDPGSVQHMGAQVLPLVRTLAISPTLPAADADLVYGDLPGGWMIALPAWSGWPLWLMALLPIVAVARRAAWADGGWRGLVSGLALTPLTVLAVALAVRLAYRLLGGGDASLLLNRDLLAVFPTLAAGLGLLSIGTVLALGGLVAGGVGRRTFALVALVAGAAASLRGGFDPVALGLGVVVAGLAWTVAGTLRRGEAVRLGALVFFALLGAVVQALAPELAPLLLWPLLGLAVVAWCLPADAPLQAARVAVAGLATAYALAHVFGLALQVFDAVGFGTPEVLAVPAIWLTALALPWLRVADGRRGPAVAPLVVVLLACGVLAAAAFPRLDRHRYPALSQVMFVADPAQGQYHRVSALPPSSAWSRAALHADREAPAPRPLLAVDLANVWATPAAPIAVPEPIRFVQSRDAATGQTVLRVQPPAATRDLRVLLRSAAVVPGVTLQGAPAPLLDTPDTWSRLRWHAPGAQGIELRWPATAGPVEVEAAAGIDSWPQDAEPLPARAPDVMPWSMSDMTWLLGQTRVEP